A window from Mycobacterium saskatchewanense encodes these proteins:
- a CDS encoding CaiB/BaiF CoA-transferase family protein, whose protein sequence is MRREPDSRPTPLQELRVVEISDRIAGAYCGKLLVDAGAQVRKLEPSQGDSLRRYSATGSPVPDGSPSPFYSYLNAGKQSATLGAGSERLAAELAAADVVVLAAGPSQAAALGIDPRRLVADSARAIVVTISDFGWTGPYADRAASEFTLQAWSGSPGFRGDPAGPPIAIGGDLGEYMGGVYAAFGALAVRRRVERGGPGEHLDLSMLESITAMQSSEWLHSALLRVPPIRRTLEVPSIEPAKDGYVGITMVTGQQWLDFVAMVECPQLEEIEQLRFQIGRWQYRDLIREQIRPWLAERTVEEIVELGQLFRLPIAALGNGSTIRDTEYATERGVFVRNPAGFHQPRPPWLMSACAPAPPGATATAGADDKSSWTATESTSAPVPQGLPLAGVRIVDLTAFWAGPAATHLLAAFGADVVKVESIQRPDGIRYSGGMRTDVDDWWEYGWVFHAMNTNKRSVTLDLGSEEGRRLFTELAAGADVVIENFSPRVMDQFGLAADVLLKVNPRLVVARMPAFGLDGPWRERVGFAPTMEQIAGLAWVTGLAESPPVTPRGACDPLAGVHAAFAVLAALSFAERTGTGQLVELPMLETVLNATAVQAIESEVFGKTLGRRGNRGHPDVSQNIYRCAGEDDWIAVTVRDDRQWDALAELMGRPDWCDDAIAGAAGRRERADDIDRRLAAWFAGQALDATVERLAAAGIPAAPVVSPTLVTENPQLRERGFFEPLRHASTGTNLYPSPPFAALAGRDRWLSRPPPRLGEHNAEVLVERCGLTAEELADLAASEVIGTRPKGL, encoded by the coding sequence GTGAGGCGCGAGCCCGACAGCCGGCCGACACCGCTGCAGGAGCTGCGTGTCGTCGAGATCAGCGACCGGATAGCCGGCGCCTACTGCGGCAAGCTGCTCGTCGATGCCGGTGCGCAGGTGCGCAAACTGGAACCCTCGCAAGGCGATTCGCTGCGACGGTATTCGGCGACGGGTTCGCCGGTACCCGACGGCTCGCCGTCGCCGTTCTACAGCTACCTGAACGCGGGCAAGCAAAGCGCGACGCTCGGCGCGGGATCGGAGCGCTTGGCCGCCGAACTGGCCGCCGCTGACGTGGTGGTCCTCGCCGCGGGCCCGTCGCAGGCCGCGGCGCTGGGCATCGACCCGCGGCGGCTGGTGGCCGACTCGGCGCGGGCGATCGTCGTGACGATCTCCGACTTCGGCTGGACGGGCCCCTACGCGGACCGCGCCGCCAGCGAGTTCACCTTGCAGGCCTGGTCCGGCTCGCCCGGTTTCCGCGGGGACCCGGCTGGACCGCCCATCGCGATCGGCGGCGACCTGGGGGAGTACATGGGCGGTGTCTACGCCGCGTTCGGCGCGCTGGCCGTGCGCCGCCGCGTCGAGCGCGGCGGCCCGGGGGAGCATCTCGACCTGTCCATGCTCGAATCGATCACCGCGATGCAGAGCAGCGAATGGTTGCATTCGGCGCTGCTGCGCGTCCCGCCGATCCGCCGCACCCTGGAAGTCCCCTCGATTGAACCCGCGAAGGACGGCTACGTCGGGATCACCATGGTCACCGGCCAGCAGTGGCTCGACTTCGTCGCGATGGTCGAGTGCCCGCAACTGGAGGAGATCGAACAGCTCCGTTTCCAGATCGGCCGCTGGCAGTACCGCGACCTGATCCGCGAGCAGATCCGGCCGTGGCTGGCCGAACGGACCGTCGAGGAGATCGTCGAGCTGGGCCAGCTGTTCCGGTTGCCGATCGCCGCGCTCGGCAACGGGTCCACCATCCGCGACACGGAGTACGCGACCGAGCGCGGCGTGTTCGTCCGCAACCCCGCGGGCTTTCACCAACCGCGGCCGCCGTGGCTGATGTCGGCGTGCGCGCCCGCACCGCCCGGAGCCACCGCCACCGCCGGCGCCGATGACAAATCGAGCTGGACGGCAACCGAATCCACGTCGGCGCCGGTGCCGCAGGGGCTCCCGCTGGCCGGAGTGCGCATCGTCGACCTGACCGCATTCTGGGCGGGACCCGCGGCGACCCATCTGCTCGCCGCGTTCGGCGCCGACGTCGTCAAGGTCGAGTCGATCCAGCGGCCCGACGGCATCCGGTACTCAGGCGGGATGCGCACCGACGTCGACGACTGGTGGGAGTACGGCTGGGTGTTCCATGCGATGAACACCAACAAGCGTTCCGTCACACTGGATTTGGGCTCCGAGGAGGGGCGGCGCCTCTTCACCGAGCTGGCCGCCGGTGCGGACGTCGTCATCGAGAACTTCTCCCCGAGGGTGATGGACCAGTTCGGGCTCGCCGCCGACGTGCTGCTGAAGGTCAACCCGCGGCTGGTGGTCGCGCGAATGCCGGCGTTCGGGCTGGACGGCCCGTGGCGCGAGCGGGTCGGATTCGCACCCACCATGGAGCAGATCGCCGGCCTGGCCTGGGTTACGGGGCTGGCAGAGTCGCCCCCGGTGACGCCACGCGGGGCGTGTGACCCGCTGGCCGGGGTGCACGCCGCGTTCGCCGTGCTCGCTGCCCTGAGCTTCGCCGAACGCACGGGAACCGGCCAGCTGGTGGAGCTGCCGATGCTCGAGACGGTGCTCAATGCCACGGCCGTCCAGGCCATCGAATCGGAAGTCTTCGGAAAGACGCTGGGCCGGCGCGGCAATCGGGGTCATCCCGACGTCAGCCAGAACATCTACCGGTGCGCGGGTGAGGACGACTGGATCGCGGTCACCGTGCGCGATGACCGGCAGTGGGACGCCCTGGCCGAGCTGATGGGCCGACCGGACTGGTGTGACGATGCCATCGCAGGGGCGGCCGGCCGGCGGGAGCGCGCCGACGACATCGACCGCCGGCTGGCGGCCTGGTTCGCCGGTCAGGCGCTCGACGCCACCGTGGAGCGCCTGGCGGCGGCCGGAATCCCCGCCGCGCCGGTGGTGTCGCCCACCCTGGTAACCGAAAACCCCCAACTGCGTGAACGCGGATTCTTCGAGCCGTTGCGGCACGCGAGCACCGGCACGAACCTCTACCCGAGCCCGCCGTTCGCCGCACTCGCCGGTCGGGACCGCTGGCTGTCGAGGCCGCCGCCGAGGCTCGGCGAGCACAACGCGGAGGTCCTGGTCGAGCGGTGCGGGTTGACCGCCGAAGAGCTGGCGGACCTAGCGGCCAGCGAAGTGATCGGGACCCGGCCCAAAGGGTTATGA
- a CDS encoding FadR/GntR family transcriptional regulator: MTALGIGQDARRRLSAPRIAEIVADELRRQIIDGELADGDLLPRQEVLVEQFNVSLVSLREALRILETEGLVSVRRGNRGGAVVHAPAKTSAAYMLGLLLQSESVAVADLGMALQELEPACAALAAQRPDRADTLVPELKGVNDSMAEHLEDGRSFTEIGREFHDLIVRGCGNHTIIAVVGSLETLWTSHEQQWADESAARGTYPSLAKRRAVLSTHIKLAETIAEGDVDRARRIAGRHLADTQTYVLSGRADQRIYALSPQALSRPRDVRRP, translated from the coding sequence ATGACCGCCTTGGGAATTGGGCAGGACGCCCGTCGCCGATTGTCGGCGCCGCGGATTGCTGAGATCGTAGCCGACGAGCTGCGCCGCCAGATCATCGACGGCGAACTCGCCGACGGCGACCTCCTGCCGCGCCAGGAAGTCCTCGTCGAGCAGTTCAACGTCAGCCTGGTCTCCCTGCGGGAGGCGCTGCGGATCCTGGAAACCGAGGGGCTGGTGTCGGTGCGGCGGGGCAACCGCGGCGGCGCCGTCGTGCACGCGCCGGCCAAGACCAGCGCCGCATACATGCTCGGACTGCTGCTGCAGAGCGAGTCGGTCGCGGTCGCCGACCTCGGCATGGCGCTGCAGGAGCTGGAGCCGGCCTGTGCGGCGCTCGCGGCGCAGCGGCCCGACCGCGCGGACACCCTGGTCCCGGAGCTCAAGGGAGTCAACGATTCCATGGCCGAGCACCTCGAAGACGGCCGGTCGTTCACCGAAATCGGTCGGGAATTCCACGATCTCATCGTTCGCGGCTGCGGCAACCACACCATCATCGCGGTCGTCGGCAGCCTGGAGACGCTGTGGACCAGCCACGAGCAACAGTGGGCGGACGAGAGTGCGGCGCGGGGCACCTACCCCTCCCTGGCGAAGCGCCGGGCGGTGCTCAGCACGCATATCAAGCTGGCCGAGACCATCGCGGAGGGTGACGTCGACCGAGCTCGCCGCATCGCGGGCCGCCACCTCGCCGACACCCAAACCTACGTGTTGTCCGGCCGGGCCGATCAGCGGATCTATGCGCTGTCCCCGCAAGCGCTGTCGCGTCCGCGGGACGTCCGGCGCCCTTGA
- a CDS encoding SDR family oxidoreductase, whose protein sequence is MTAGRTALVTGGSGGIGKGCARRLSELGYDVVLAARREGPLRAAADEIGARHLVADASDPDGFATAISALTTIDLVVHAAGTLGGTYARKQTFDQWRAVISANLDSCFVVTSAVLPRMRAGSRLVFISSSAAHDPMPARTAYSASKAGMNAFARALALEVDRDGIAVHIVTPGPVQTEMLQDVPFEMYAIQVSDVADAVAWLDTVDPSVELPEIQLNAVQRGPFARPPVVPNEVRRRRQGTR, encoded by the coding sequence TTGACTGCCGGCAGAACCGCCCTGGTCACCGGAGGCAGCGGTGGTATCGGCAAGGGTTGCGCCCGCAGGCTCAGCGAGCTGGGATACGACGTGGTGCTGGCGGCGCGGCGCGAAGGCCCCTTGCGCGCGGCCGCCGACGAGATCGGGGCGCGACACCTCGTGGCCGACGCTTCGGACCCGGACGGATTCGCCACCGCGATAAGCGCGTTGACGACGATCGACCTCGTCGTGCACGCGGCCGGCACGTTGGGCGGGACGTACGCGCGCAAACAGACCTTCGACCAGTGGCGGGCAGTCATCTCGGCGAACCTGGATTCCTGCTTCGTGGTGACCTCCGCCGTGCTGCCGCGCATGCGCGCGGGGTCCCGACTGGTGTTCATCTCGTCGTCGGCCGCGCACGATCCGATGCCGGCCCGGACCGCCTATTCCGCTTCCAAAGCGGGCATGAACGCGTTCGCCCGCGCCCTGGCGCTGGAGGTCGACCGCGACGGCATCGCCGTGCACATCGTCACGCCGGGCCCGGTGCAAACCGAGATGCTGCAGGACGTTCCCTTCGAGATGTACGCGATTCAGGTGTCCGACGTCGCCGACGCGGTCGCCTGGCTGGACACCGTCGACCCGTCCGTCGAGCTGCCCGAGATCCAGCTCAACGCCGTGCAGCGGGGCCCGTTTGCGCGGCCTCCGGTGGTTCCGAACGAGGTGCGGCGACGACGCCAGGGAACCCGCTGA
- a CDS encoding LLM class flavin-dependent oxidoreductase, which yields MVEWYLFLPQVRLSAADVTDRARCAEASGFSGIAFIDHLEAPGQPDENICEAMGIATWVAAKTERLRIGHLVLCDAFRHPAVLAKQAVTLSDASEGRFELGLGAGSWPAEFTRFSVGQQDPVARVEQLERHLALIRQYWGDDGGGVVPQAPRRSHPIPVVLGGTGRRMMGVVRRYADWWNLPVNHLDKLAGLAPSAGAARVSVQLMVGYVRAGADPDAVRRVSARRFGHLGSGLICGDAEELIGRFADLAMQGVERFYVWFADFAAPDSLQEFGESVISGFPGVVAAPRSEPPEAAQTGPAARR from the coding sequence ATGGTCGAGTGGTATCTGTTCCTGCCGCAGGTGCGGTTGTCGGCGGCCGACGTGACGGACCGGGCGCGCTGCGCCGAAGCCAGCGGCTTTTCGGGCATCGCCTTCATCGACCACCTGGAGGCGCCGGGCCAGCCGGACGAAAACATCTGCGAGGCAATGGGGATCGCCACATGGGTGGCCGCCAAGACCGAGCGGTTGCGGATCGGCCACCTGGTGCTGTGTGACGCCTTTCGCCATCCCGCCGTCCTGGCCAAGCAGGCCGTCACCCTCTCGGACGCGTCGGAAGGCAGGTTCGAACTCGGGCTCGGCGCGGGATCCTGGCCGGCCGAGTTCACCAGATTCTCTGTCGGACAGCAAGATCCAGTTGCCCGGGTGGAACAGCTGGAGCGCCACCTCGCCCTGATCCGGCAATACTGGGGCGACGACGGGGGCGGAGTCGTCCCCCAGGCGCCCCGCAGGTCGCATCCCATCCCGGTCGTCCTGGGCGGTACGGGGCGCCGGATGATGGGAGTCGTTCGCAGATACGCGGATTGGTGGAACCTGCCGGTGAACCACCTCGACAAGCTGGCGGGGCTGGCGCCTTCCGCGGGGGCGGCACGCGTGTCGGTGCAGCTGATGGTGGGCTACGTCCGGGCCGGCGCCGATCCCGACGCGGTTCGCCGGGTGAGCGCCCGGCGATTCGGGCACCTGGGCTCCGGGCTGATCTGCGGCGACGCCGAGGAGCTGATTGGACGGTTCGCCGACCTGGCCATGCAAGGGGTCGAGCGGTTCTACGTGTGGTTCGCCGACTTCGCCGCGCCGGATTCCCTGCAGGAATTCGGCGAGTCGGTGATCAGCGGGTTCCCTGGCGTCGTCGCCGCACCTCGTTCGGAACCACCGGAGGCCGCGCAAACGGGCCCCGCTGCACGGCGTTGA
- a CDS encoding acyl-CoA dehydrogenase family protein, giving the protein MDVGLTSEQLSLRDSVRDILRAECPPSAARHASDGSDPERWRALWKTIVDLGWTELATLAGDYGPVEVAVVLEECGAAIAPVPMLSSVGLAAGALRCTGLDSVLADIAGGTVATLAVHSRGSRLPGAPMTLRAGRLRGRAVAVPNLPRAELIVTLAHSDDGVVAAVARCGDGVTVLAGESADPAQPVADLEVDTEPLATAPVDPEAALTAPLIAAAADLVGVARAALHRSVEHAKARRQFGAPIGAFQGIKHALADNLVCLERARSLTYAAAARLGDPDTTPAAAWTAAALAKAAAGEAAASCARTAVQVHGALGQTWEHDVHLYVRHAWQGAAMLGDSRALYHEVGRRFAGAAG; this is encoded by the coding sequence ATGGATGTCGGGCTAACTTCGGAGCAGTTGTCGCTGCGCGACAGCGTGCGCGACATCCTGCGCGCCGAGTGTCCGCCCAGCGCCGCCCGCCATGCTTCGGACGGATCGGATCCCGAGCGCTGGCGGGCGCTGTGGAAGACCATCGTCGACCTGGGCTGGACGGAACTCGCGACGCTCGCGGGCGACTACGGCCCCGTCGAGGTGGCCGTCGTTCTCGAAGAATGCGGCGCCGCGATCGCCCCCGTCCCCATGTTGAGCAGCGTCGGCCTGGCGGCCGGCGCCCTGCGTTGCACCGGCCTCGACTCGGTGCTCGCCGACATCGCCGGCGGCACCGTCGCCACCCTGGCGGTGCACTCGCGGGGATCGCGGCTGCCCGGCGCACCGATGACGTTGCGCGCGGGGCGCCTGCGCGGACGCGCCGTCGCGGTCCCGAACCTTCCCCGCGCCGAGCTGATCGTGACGCTGGCGCACTCCGATGACGGCGTCGTGGCGGCGGTCGCGCGTTGCGGTGACGGGGTAACCGTGCTGGCGGGCGAGTCGGCCGACCCCGCGCAACCGGTGGCCGACCTCGAGGTTGACACCGAACCGCTGGCCACCGCGCCCGTGGACCCGGAAGCCGCGCTGACGGCGCCGTTGATCGCCGCCGCCGCCGACCTGGTCGGCGTCGCGCGCGCCGCGCTGCACCGCTCCGTCGAGCACGCAAAGGCGCGTCGCCAGTTCGGCGCCCCGATCGGCGCCTTCCAGGGCATCAAGCACGCGCTGGCCGACAATCTCGTCTGCCTGGAGCGCGCCCGCAGCCTCACCTACGCGGCGGCGGCCCGGTTGGGCGATCCGGACACCACTCCCGCCGCCGCCTGGACCGCCGCGGCGCTCGCCAAGGCGGCGGCCGGCGAGGCGGCGGCCAGCTGTGCTCGCACCGCGGTGCAGGTGCACGGCGCGCTCGGGCAGACGTGGGAGCACGACGTCCACCTCTATGTCCGGCACGCCTGGCAGGGCGCCGCGATGCTCGGCGACAGTCGCGCGCTCTATCACGAAGTGGGCCGCCGGTTCGCGGGAGCCGCCGGATGA
- a CDS encoding acyl-CoA dehydrogenase family protein codes for MSAVTDEFGAWLTDFLPKDYYGRYREYRWDLGLRRDYQRAAFEAGWIQPTWPREHGGRSLGLRDAMEVRIESALRSAPKLPNIQGPGVAGPGIRQFGTPAQVDRLLVPLLRGDEWWALGMSEPEAGSDFAGLRTRAERDGDTFRVSGHKIWTTQAHLSRWCTLYARTDPDAPKHRGISCLILDLHSSGVTIEPIRMASISDETFCEVFLDDVEVPTENLLGPLNGGWGVALSSLQHERQMIWVMNWVEIKRGLDAVRRARPTDDLCAELGSLLADAEALRATGYRALGNEMAGRPSPEADVLKLLGSVTLQRVWDLAAVTEGQNWVSDPDLLFERQDALAATIYGGTSEVQRNIIAERLLGLPKG; via the coding sequence ATGAGCGCCGTAACCGACGAATTCGGCGCCTGGCTCACGGATTTCCTGCCGAAGGACTACTACGGCAGGTACCGCGAGTACCGCTGGGACCTCGGGCTGCGGCGGGACTACCAGCGGGCCGCCTTCGAGGCCGGATGGATACAACCGACCTGGCCCCGCGAGCACGGCGGCCGATCGCTCGGTCTGCGCGACGCGATGGAGGTCCGGATCGAGTCCGCGCTGCGGTCGGCGCCGAAGCTGCCCAACATTCAGGGTCCCGGCGTCGCCGGGCCCGGCATCCGTCAGTTCGGCACGCCCGCCCAGGTCGATCGGCTGCTCGTGCCCCTGCTGCGCGGCGACGAGTGGTGGGCCCTCGGCATGTCCGAGCCGGAAGCGGGCTCGGATTTCGCGGGGCTGCGCACGCGGGCCGAGCGTGACGGGGACACCTTTCGCGTCAGCGGTCACAAGATATGGACCACCCAGGCCCACCTGTCGCGATGGTGCACCCTGTATGCCCGCACCGACCCGGATGCGCCCAAACATCGTGGCATCTCGTGCCTGATCCTCGACCTGCACTCGTCCGGAGTGACCATCGAGCCCATCCGCATGGCGTCGATCTCCGATGAGACGTTCTGCGAGGTCTTCCTCGACGACGTCGAGGTGCCGACGGAAAACCTGCTCGGTCCGCTCAACGGCGGCTGGGGGGTCGCGCTGTCGTCGCTGCAGCATGAGCGCCAAATGATCTGGGTGATGAACTGGGTCGAAATCAAGCGCGGACTCGACGCGGTGCGCAGGGCGCGCCCGACGGACGACCTCTGCGCCGAGCTCGGCTCGCTCCTCGCCGACGCCGAGGCGCTCCGCGCCACCGGGTACCGCGCACTGGGCAACGAGATGGCGGGTCGGCCGAGCCCGGAGGCCGACGTCCTCAAGCTGCTCGGATCGGTTACCCTGCAACGTGTTTGGGATCTCGCCGCCGTAACCGAAGGACAGAATTGGGTCAGCGATCCGGACCTGTTGTTCGAGCGCCAGGATGCATTGGCCGCAACCATCTACGGCGGAACTTCGGAAGTCCAGCGCAACATCATCGCCGAGCGGCTGCTCGGACTGCCGAAGGGATGA
- a CDS encoding acyl-CoA dehydrogenase family protein has product MTTMDYDLGDDAADLRKHLRELVADHIPADFLGACTENPQDLATTETFCKLLAAEGLLALAWPKEHGGGGGSVWQQTVLREEMWAQHEPRGPQYMGINWVGPALMRYGTAEQKAKHLAAIAAGDAIWCQGFSEPEAGTDLASLRTRAVPDGDGWRITGQKVWTSYALMASWCVLAACTDPEAPKHKRLTLFLIPMDRRGFTVRPIGSMLGPHHLNEMFLDDVPAFAGDVLGEVGDGWRVMREALAFERVGIARYARCESLLSRMITELGDDWDRLPESVRARWVKALVDLRVARLLAYRAVSLQDDPSAGAAASAARIATTTCDQQVAELLFDVLGPTALDSGASAPLHGAIEDHWRYAQAATVASGTIEVQRMLVARDILGEHR; this is encoded by the coding sequence ATGACGACGATGGATTACGACCTCGGTGACGACGCCGCCGACCTGCGCAAGCATCTGCGCGAGCTGGTGGCCGATCACATCCCTGCCGACTTCCTCGGTGCCTGCACGGAGAACCCGCAAGATCTGGCCACCACCGAGACGTTCTGCAAGTTGCTGGCCGCCGAGGGGTTGCTGGCGTTGGCCTGGCCGAAAGAGCATGGCGGCGGCGGGGGTTCGGTGTGGCAACAGACCGTCCTGCGCGAGGAGATGTGGGCCCAGCACGAGCCGCGCGGCCCGCAGTACATGGGCATCAACTGGGTCGGGCCGGCCCTGATGCGGTACGGGACCGCCGAGCAGAAGGCCAAGCACCTCGCCGCGATCGCGGCCGGCGATGCGATTTGGTGTCAGGGCTTCTCCGAGCCGGAGGCCGGAACCGACCTCGCGTCGTTGCGCACCCGTGCCGTGCCCGACGGTGACGGCTGGCGCATCACCGGCCAGAAGGTGTGGACGTCGTACGCCCTGATGGCGTCCTGGTGCGTGCTCGCGGCGTGCACCGACCCGGAAGCGCCAAAGCACAAGCGCCTCACCCTGTTTCTGATCCCCATGGACCGGCGCGGATTCACCGTCCGCCCCATCGGGTCGATGCTCGGACCGCATCACCTCAACGAGATGTTCCTCGACGACGTGCCGGCGTTCGCCGGCGACGTCCTCGGCGAGGTGGGCGACGGGTGGCGGGTGATGCGGGAGGCGCTGGCCTTCGAGCGCGTCGGCATCGCCCGCTACGCGCGCTGCGAATCGCTGCTCTCCCGGATGATCACCGAGCTCGGAGACGACTGGGACCGACTGCCCGAATCCGTGCGCGCCCGCTGGGTCAAAGCACTCGTCGACCTTCGGGTGGCCCGGCTGTTGGCGTATCGCGCGGTGTCGCTGCAGGACGACCCCTCGGCCGGGGCGGCGGCCAGCGCCGCGCGCATCGCCACCACCACCTGCGATCAACAGGTTGCCGAGCTGCTCTTCGACGTGCTCGGCCCCACCGCACTGGACAGCGGCGCGTCGGCGCCGCTGCACGGCGCGATCGAAGACCATTGGCGCTACGCGCAGGCCGCCACCGTGGCGTCCGGCACCATCGAAGTGCAGCGCATGCTGGTGGCGCGGGACATCCTGGGAGAGCATCGTTGA
- a CDS encoding acyl-CoA dehydrogenase family protein: MKPELPQDINDFAAVTAKRLARLGGPPAALRAETDDTVRDAARAALAELGAFELDARSTPDDLLAAAVLCRAAGATALPYPLVEDLLALDGARLTLVNPAAPRIDHGDLPGSWIAADLDGTRYRPHPASRTNAKLGPFLVPASLGAPDGSVPATDVNLHLVLGSWRILGAMQQSLRIVTDHVRARVQFGKPLADFQAVRFAVADAAVALRGLDELAKYTICRPKTTPRQVSSADALVLRLKASDTARQVLRTSHQLLGALGFCDESDVSVLDRHTQPLIRLPLGAEALALRLMPDVANGSLETLFSGAVPA; encoded by the coding sequence TTGAAACCTGAACTGCCACAAGATATTAACGACTTCGCCGCCGTCACCGCCAAGCGCCTCGCCCGCCTGGGCGGCCCGCCCGCGGCGCTGCGCGCAGAGACCGACGACACCGTCCGGGACGCGGCCCGCGCAGCCCTGGCCGAGCTCGGCGCGTTCGAACTCGACGCCCGATCAACGCCGGACGACCTGCTGGCCGCCGCGGTGCTCTGCCGGGCCGCCGGTGCGACCGCGCTGCCCTACCCGCTGGTCGAGGACCTGCTTGCGCTCGACGGCGCCCGGCTAACCCTGGTCAATCCGGCGGCTCCCCGCATCGACCACGGCGACCTGCCGGGCAGCTGGATCGCCGCCGACCTGGACGGTACCCGGTACCGTCCGCACCCGGCGTCGCGGACGAACGCCAAGTTGGGTCCGTTCCTGGTCCCGGCGTCGCTCGGCGCGCCCGACGGATCGGTTCCCGCGACCGACGTTAACCTTCATCTCGTGCTGGGGTCATGGCGAATTCTGGGCGCGATGCAGCAGTCGTTACGAATCGTCACCGACCACGTGCGCGCCCGGGTTCAGTTCGGCAAGCCACTGGCCGACTTCCAGGCCGTCCGGTTCGCCGTCGCCGATGCGGCCGTGGCGCTGCGCGGACTCGACGAACTGGCCAAGTACACGATCTGCCGCCCGAAAACCACGCCGCGTCAGGTCTCCTCGGCCGACGCACTGGTTCTACGGCTCAAGGCGTCCGATACCGCGCGGCAGGTTCTGCGCACTTCGCACCAACTGCTCGGGGCCCTGGGCTTCTGCGACGAGTCCGACGTCAGCGTCCTCGACCGGCACACGCAGCCGCTGATCCGATTGCCGCTGGGCGCCGAGGCGCTAGCCCTGCGCCTGATGCCCGACGTGGCGAACGGGTCCCTCGAGACGCTGTTCAGTGGGGCGGTGCCGGCGTGA
- a CDS encoding class I adenylate-forming enzyme family protein: MTTEPLAAGAVHNPLENGIPFGVRLGELAERRPDAPAVTVVALDGTAEALTFGELDARANQWGRALATAGAGTGSLVALAIPNSLHLMLATLGCWKIGAVPVPMHWDLPEWERERVRAVIDPAVVVDDNTRWDLDARAAGESTSPLPAAVSPNANGICSSGSTGVPKVILSLAPSLWTAQHGEPFLSNWTPVAQPQTIMVPAPMYHTNGFATFFFLLAGDHLVVLERFDAALVLDVIERFRVTNFTATPTMLARIAARPDVGQRDLSSIVFILQGAAVMPPSLMHTWFELLSPEQIVTAYGMTENLGLTALRGDEWLAHPGSVGRGFRDTEIRILDAGTRPLGPGEHGEIYLRAPMSAGSRYLGGAPPLPSTEDGFRSAGDIGYLDEDGYLYIVDRRVDMIITGGANVFPAEVESALAGHPGIADVVVIGLSDAQWGRRVHAVVQLADGASLTEQQVIEYAKGRLAHYKAPKTVEFVGVIPRTAATKVNRSALIEARGG, translated from the coding sequence GTGACGACCGAGCCGCTCGCGGCGGGCGCGGTGCACAACCCCCTGGAGAACGGGATCCCGTTCGGCGTCAGGCTCGGCGAGCTCGCCGAACGGCGACCTGACGCGCCGGCCGTGACCGTGGTCGCGCTCGACGGCACGGCGGAAGCGCTCACCTTCGGTGAACTGGACGCTCGGGCCAACCAATGGGGCCGGGCACTGGCCACTGCCGGCGCCGGAACGGGTTCGCTTGTGGCGCTGGCGATCCCGAATTCGCTTCACCTGATGCTCGCCACGCTGGGATGCTGGAAGATCGGCGCGGTCCCCGTTCCCATGCACTGGGACCTGCCCGAATGGGAGCGAGAGCGGGTGCGCGCGGTGATCGACCCGGCCGTGGTCGTTGACGACAACACCCGGTGGGACCTGGATGCGCGCGCCGCCGGCGAGTCCACGAGCCCCCTCCCCGCGGCCGTCTCCCCCAACGCCAACGGCATCTGCAGCAGCGGGTCGACGGGCGTGCCCAAGGTGATCCTCAGCCTGGCGCCGTCGCTCTGGACCGCTCAGCACGGCGAGCCGTTCCTCTCGAACTGGACACCGGTCGCCCAGCCGCAGACGATCATGGTGCCCGCGCCGATGTATCACACCAACGGCTTTGCCACCTTCTTCTTCCTGCTGGCCGGTGATCACCTGGTTGTGCTCGAACGGTTCGACGCCGCCCTGGTTCTGGACGTGATCGAGCGCTTCCGCGTCACGAATTTCACGGCCACGCCCACGATGCTCGCACGCATCGCGGCGCGGCCCGATGTCGGCCAGCGCGACTTGTCCAGCATCGTCTTCATCCTGCAGGGCGCCGCGGTGATGCCGCCGTCGCTCATGCACACCTGGTTCGAGCTGCTGAGCCCCGAGCAGATCGTGACGGCCTACGGCATGACCGAGAACCTGGGACTCACCGCCCTGCGCGGCGACGAGTGGCTCGCGCATCCGGGTAGCGTCGGACGGGGCTTCCGCGACACCGAGATTCGCATCCTCGACGCCGGCACCAGGCCGCTCGGCCCCGGCGAACACGGCGAGATCTACCTGCGCGCGCCGATGAGCGCGGGATCCCGCTACCTGGGCGGTGCGCCGCCGCTCCCGTCGACCGAGGACGGGTTTCGGTCCGCGGGGGACATCGGATACCTGGACGAGGACGGCTACCTGTACATCGTCGATCGCCGAGTGGACATGATCATCACCGGCGGGGCGAATGTCTTTCCGGCCGAAGTGGAGTCGGCGCTCGCCGGTCACCCCGGCATCGCGGACGTGGTCGTCATCGGCCTTTCCGACGCGCAGTGGGGACGCCGGGTGCATGCCGTCGTCCAGTTGGCCGACGGTGCGTCGCTGACCGAACAGCAGGTGATCGAGTACGCCAAGGGCCGGCTCGCCCACTACAAGGCACCGAAGACCGTCGAATTCGTCGGCGTCATCCCGCGGACCGCGGCCACCAAGGTGAACCGCTCGGCGTTGATCGAGGCGCGCGGCGGGTGA